The following coding sequences lie in one Hoplias malabaricus isolate fHopMal1 chromosome 14, fHopMal1.hap1, whole genome shotgun sequence genomic window:
- the vgll4l gene encoding vestigial like 4 like: protein MAVTNFHYITRMSSGFKVYILEGQPNLRGEDRFRHTNNDRVQVIPAYPPKHKYSSDRGRTLEERRERALSKSLAKNARRPSGFNMPESPTSTWSPTASPTHLIPSPVLPMPITDEPLALIKKPRLDPQKTEDKNKKSSVRHIQVRPSVITCVSSTKSVQRAEGCYGHSTAETHHSYDHVEEHFKRSLGVNYQNCSSKQFAISVSVDDHFAKALGEKWLQLKASSSCCISSSSPSSSSSTPPISPTFIHSPGYNHSPKRPRKDSVSPITTTANLWSGK from the exons GTCAGCCCAACCTGAGAGGTGAGGACAGGTTCCGTCACACGAACAATGACAGAGTGCAAGTTATCCCTGCATACCCACCCAAACACAAGTATAGTTCAGATCGAGGACGGACACTTGAGGAAAG gAGAGAAAGGGCACTGAGTAAAAGTCTAGCCAAAAATGCTAGGAGACCATCTGGCTTTAACATGCCAGAGAGTCCTACATCCACCTGGAGCCCAACAGCCAGTCCTACACATCTCATCCCCAGCCCAGTACTCCCCATGCCTATCACAGATGAGCCTCTTGCCCTCATCAAGAAACCTCGTTTGGATCCACAGAAAACAGAAGACAAGAACAAAAAATCTTCAGTTAGACACATACAG GTCCGTCCCTCAGTGATCACATGCGTCTCATCAACAAAGTCAGTACAAAGGGCTGAAGGCTGTTATGGACATTCAACTG CTGAGACACACCATAGTTATGATCACGTCGAAGAGCATTTCAAAAGAAGTCTTGGAGTAAACTACCAAAATTGTTCCTCTAAGCAGTTTGCCATTAGTGTATCTGTGGATGACCACTTTGCCAAGGCCCTCGGTGAGAAATGGCTCCAACTTAAAGCATCATCCTCCTGTTGTATATCTTCTTCTTCACCATCATCGTCTTCTTCAACTCCACCCATCAGCCCTACCTTTATTCACTCACCTGGCTATAACCACAGTCCCAAACGGCCTCGCAAGGATTCTGTTAGCCCGATCACAACTACTGCAAATCTGTGGTCAgggaaatga